A window from Bdellovibrionales bacterium encodes these proteins:
- the hflX gene encoding GTPase HflX: MDSFTNTKPLKALLVGVQLPRVSDEEIQGSLAELSRLVTTLGYNVIGQTSQRRSSERGATVLGDGKLKELATWTGGTGVVGPMVVKKKHKAALKFEKNQEDDDDDESSEDSTAEEEDLDNSLDEAPKERAEVVIFDCDLSPSQLRNLESATGVQVLDRTGVIIEIFSRHARTRAARLQVEIARLTYVAPRLRETGGGEDRGGGGVGGKGAGESTVELDRRKIRDRIKELKQELSSISQEHDTRRARRGQEISVALVGYTNAGKSSLMRALTGSEVLVADKLFATLDTTVRVLYPESVPRILISDTVGFIKKLPHDLVASFKSTLDEALNASLLLYTVDSSDPTFRSQLEVTKNVLGEVGASEIQSLLILNKVDRLSKDERTKLEQEFPDAHFMSATNPKDVAELRLKLISYFETDMVDEDLLVPYNVQGAIGEIRAKMRVLGESYDGQGVTLKVRSHPEMLAKIKTRFGL; encoded by the coding sequence ATGGATTCCTTTACAAATACAAAGCCACTCAAAGCCCTCTTGGTCGGCGTCCAATTGCCACGAGTCTCCGATGAAGAGATTCAAGGCTCTCTTGCGGAACTGTCCCGTCTTGTTACGACACTGGGTTACAATGTTATCGGACAAACCTCCCAGCGCCGAAGCTCCGAGCGTGGTGCCACCGTTCTCGGCGATGGCAAACTTAAAGAACTCGCGACGTGGACTGGCGGTACCGGCGTTGTCGGCCCGATGGTGGTAAAGAAGAAACATAAAGCCGCCTTGAAATTTGAAAAGAATCAAGAGGACGATGACGACGACGAATCTTCCGAAGATTCTACAGCTGAAGAAGAAGATCTCGATAATAGTTTGGACGAAGCTCCGAAAGAACGTGCCGAAGTCGTGATCTTTGACTGCGATCTTTCGCCGTCTCAGTTGCGCAATTTAGAAAGTGCCACGGGCGTGCAGGTTTTAGACCGCACCGGTGTGATCATTGAAATCTTCAGCCGTCATGCGCGCACTCGCGCGGCCCGCTTGCAAGTTGAAATCGCACGACTCACCTACGTGGCTCCTCGCCTGCGCGAAACCGGCGGTGGCGAAGACCGCGGCGGTGGTGGTGTCGGCGGCAAAGGCGCCGGCGAGTCCACGGTGGAACTGGATCGCCGCAAAATCCGCGATCGCATTAAGGAGCTTAAACAGGAACTTTCGTCGATCTCACAAGAGCACGACACTCGCCGGGCCCGCCGCGGTCAGGAAATTTCTGTGGCGCTTGTCGGCTACACCAACGCCGGCAAGTCTTCATTGATGCGGGCCCTGACCGGCAGCGAAGTGCTTGTCGCCGATAAACTTTTTGCAACACTTGATACAACGGTGCGTGTTCTTTATCCTGAATCCGTGCCGCGTATTTTAATCTCAGACACCGTCGGATTTATCAAAAAACTGCCGCATGATCTCGTAGCTTCATTCAAATCCACACTTGATGAAGCTCTGAACGCCTCTTTGCTGCTTTACACAGTGGATTCCTCGGACCCGACCTTTCGCTCGCAGTTAGAAGTTACGAAAAACGTTCTTGGCGAGGTCGGTGCAAGCGAAATTCAAAGTTTACTCATTCTTAACAAAGTCGACCGTCTGTCAAAAGATGAACGAACAAAACTTGAACAAGAATTTCCCGACGCCCACTTCATGTCGGCAACAAATCCGAAAGATGTGGCCGAATTGCGCCTAAAGCTCATCAGCTATTTCGAAACTGACATGGTCGATGAAGATCTGCTGGTTCCCTATAATGTTCAGGGCGCCATCGGCGAAATCCGTGCAAAAATGCGCGTCCTTGGTGAGTCTTATGACGGTCAAGGCGTGACTCTTAAAGTTCGCAGCCATCCTGAGATGCTTGCCAAGATCAAAACACGTTTCGGTCTGTAA